In the Pogona vitticeps strain Pit_001003342236 chromosome 2, PviZW2.1, whole genome shotgun sequence genome, AAAGAGCGAAGCTCTAAACAAAAGACAAATGTGTTGAAATTAGAATTTCACCTGGAAGTACAATTAAGAGCACAACAAAGGGAGGAAATGGAAACCCTAACTCTCATATTATGGGAAGCATCGTCTGAGTCTGAGCCTCAGCAATAGGCACTTCTAATTAAAAGAACTCAGATGGCTAGACTGGGAAAGACTTCTACTATAGGTCTGCCGCTTGGCTCAGTATAAGACAATATCCTGTGTTCCCCCGTGTTCAAGGTGAGAGGTGATGACTCCTGACACACAGTCTATTCCCTATAATATTTATCTGAGCCAGATTTCTCAGGATATGTGTAGTCATTATGATGCTCAAAGTTTGGCATTGCTTCTCCAGTTCCTTTGTCTGTGGCATGAACCAATTATGtgaaaggaaagactgaaaactGAACGTAAGTATTAAATACAGGAAGAGCCCGGGATGAGAACCGGTTGTTAgagtcatttaaaaacaacaacttgtaATTAACCAGGTTGTTCTGACCTGTTACAGCACTATCCTGTTTATCAGAACAAATGTCtaacatttttggactataggGCATTTTGATAATAATGTCAGAGGCAAGATTGTAGACAGGACAATATGTGAAATTCAGCACTCCTACCCCCACCTCCAGCACCAGCTTCTTGGTGCTTGTGGCTTTCTTAAGATAACATGTAATTCTTCCTGAAATCACACTTTGCACCAGGAAGGTGATTTCAGCAGATCTTCATGTCTGAGCAATCAAATTTGTGAATGAAGTCCATGTTTACTTCCAGAAGACAATCACTAAATAACGTAAACTTATTTCCAAACTGCCCAAGATGTGAAAAGCTCCTGGTGTGACATTCAGATGGTTTTAGCAATTAAAGGAATCTGCTCTTCTCACAACATATTTTCTCTATAATTTGACCCTCAAGAGTCACAATACTGCAGTGCCTGTGGAAATCATGCCACTGGCaggttcttcaacgtggttctccatgaatccacactaatgggttaagtcagcacttgtgctggcctctcggaatcttctagagctgcaatagaaaagtaacaatgttcaggttgccctgcactgagcatgctcagcccgccaacggctcagttccttttttccgcttgtgaaagttggaacctctcggataGAGCTCCTGTTTTTGgctgatttcttctgtatttcttcGTCTTCTTGACTTGGACTGAATACCGCTGATCTGCCTGTCGTTGCCCTGAAATTGGACTGGATTTTGACCTTTCTCTAGCTTCTGGCGTTTTTCTTCAGGCCAATTTGGCCTAATTGGCCTATTAggcctcctgctgaggcgccacgcgccaacCGGACTTGTTCGATTGCCGCTGATTGACCTCCTACTGTGAGGCGCGCTGAACACATTTCTTCACTTCTGACTCCTGGTCTACCGGGCTTTCTATTCCTGTGGAAGTCTGGTCTACTGCGACTTAGAGGTTTGGTCTACCGCCCTATGCCTCCGAAGGAAAagccatctcccaggagaggacctTTCCGTCTCTGCACCGCGTGCTCTAGAAAGCTACCCTTTCAGGACGGGCATTCGCTTTGTTTGTACTGCCTGGGCGAATCGCATTTGGTTTCCCAGTGCAGACACTGTAAACAATTCACCAAAGTTACCCTGAAAGCCCGTCAACAGCGGTTGAAGTATTCACTGTGGAAACAAACTCTTTCGGCCTCTCAACCATCTGCTATGGAGGTAGCGCCTTCCTCTTCGGCTGTACGTTCAGAGATCCGGGTAGTCCCGTCTACCTCGGCTACCACTCCGGACAAGCCCTCTAAGAAGATCTCTAAGGGCAAGTCTAAGAAGAAGTCTTCTTCCAAGACCATGGTTTCATCGGCTTCAACTGATACCGCAGTCCCATCGACGTTGGAacaccagaaaaagaggaaagagtcGGTTAAAACGGGGACGAAGTCGAAGGAGATTACCTTGGTGGTCCCACCTATCTCCACTTCGTTGCCCTCACCGATCTTGGAAGACTCATCCCGCGATCGGGAATCCATGTCGGAGCCGGGAGCCTCTCTTCCACACCGACAGGAACCGCTGGTCGTTGTCGAGAGGTCTCCTACGGTCAGCCAGATTGGAAGAATTATCTCTGGCCTGACCGACCAGCCCGACAGCCCTATTCTAACCGGACGGGCATCTCGATCCCGGTCGTCTACACCGGGATCGCCGACCGCTAAGTCGCCCGTGTCCTCCCCAAGGAGACCGGTGAAGCCCGTCGAGTCCGATCCTCCTCGACGACCGGACCCTCCTCGACGCCCGGACCCTCCTCGACGCCCGGTGTCAGAGCCTGAGGACGAACCACCGGCGAAAAAGAACAAGCGCCATCGTAAGCGCAAGCGGGCTTCCGACGCCGATAGGCGTAAAAAGCACCGACGCCGGGATTACTCCACATCGGACTCTGATGATAGTAGGGAGAGGCGACGGTCGAGACGACGACATCGACGTCGGAGGGATTACTCTACCGACTCCTCCTCGACATCGAGGGATGGAAAGAGACGCCGGAAGAGGACCTattattcctcttcttcttcgtccTCCGCTTCGCCGCCGAAAAAGCGACGACATCGGAGACCGGTGCCCCGTAACGAAGATCGAGCTTTATCTCCGGAGGGGCAGTCTACTAAATCGGTGCCTTCGACACCGTCGGCGCCGGAGAAGCCTGTGGCTCCCCCTCCTGTTCCTGGTAGACCACCCCTCCCTAAACCTTCGAAGCCTGCAGGAGGGTCTCTACCTTCGCCCACACCTCGGTCTTCTGAGGATGACGAGGAACAAGATTCTCGCCCCTCTTCCGACCAAGAGGATGGTGATGCGTCTGATGCTTCCCTTGACACCCCTGTGCCAGGGGAACCACTCCCATCTGATGCAGCAGACATTCATCCATCGTCTCCATCCGAGGACTTCTCATCCTATCCACAGATGGTTTCCAGGATGGCATCAACTCTACGCATGGAGGTTGAGAAGTCTCCTTCCAGGGAGGATGACCTCATTTTTGGAGACATTCATAAGGACAGGTCTCGTCCGGTTAGCTTGTCCTATGTACCAGAGCTAATGGACCTTATCACTGGATATTGGGAACATCCAGCTGATTCACCGACTTTCTCCAGAAGAACTGAAAACATGTAtagagtgcatggaccaaagacTGAGTGTCTTTTGAAACATCCTGCTCCTAACTCTCTCGTGGTAGAGTCCAGTGCAGGACGTTTACCTGCTAAGGGTCATCCAACCCCTACCAATAAAGAGGGTAGGGACTTGGAAGTGTTGGGGAGAAGGTTATATTCTATGACGACCTTTGCCCTCAGGGCCCTCAACTACCTTGTTGCTATGGGGGCTTATCAGAAACAGTTATGGGCTAGAGTACTCCCAGCACTTCAGGTAGCGCCAGAAGACATAAGGCAGACATGCCTTGATGCCCACGCTGAGGCTCAGACCGTCTCCAAACATCAGCGGTTAGCCTCACGTCATGTGGCGGATGCTAATGCCAGGAACTTGGCATCCATCATCACACTGAGAAgacatgcttggctgcgctcagcagacataatggaggacatCAAATCCAGGATCAGAAATCTGCCCTTTGATGCCTCGGGTTTGTTTAGTGAGAAAACGGACGAGAACCTAGAGAACTTGCATAAGAGTAAGAAGACGGCCAAGTCTTATGCTGTACATCAGCAACCACGACCTTCTAAGTTCCACTGGCGGTCTAAGGTACAACAACAACCTTACCAGCAGGCGACATCCTCTACATTTCGCCAGTTTAAGCCTCCACCACTTGCAAGATCATCTCAGGCCTCTTCTTCAGCCTCCAGCTTCAGGCCACAGAGCAACAAGCGTCAATCCTTTAAGCCCCCCGGCCGGAAGTCAAGACAATACCTTTGACTTCCCAATGAGCATCCAGGCCACCCACCATTCTACTCGCCTGTCTCCTTACCTCCAGAGCTGGTGCAAGATCACTCGAGACAACTGGGTCTTGAAAATTATCAGCTcaggctaccgcctggagtttacagaattgcctcctctaggatgggtcaggcatacatccttcgaccccatcctagaagaagagattctcactctaCTTCAGAAGCAGGCTATTCAGAAAGTGCCTTACAGAGACgtcctgaacgggttttactcccggtacttcactGTACCCAAAAAGGACGGCGGTCTTCGACCCATACTGGACTTGAGGGATCTCAACACCTATCTCGATGTTCGGAGGTTCAGGATGGTCACTCTGGAAGGCATCATTCACCTGCTAAAGgaaggagattggtttgtggtggtggatctgaaggatgcttactttcacGTGACGATCCACGAGTCCCACAGGAAGTACCTTCGCTTGATATTCAAGGACACTGTTTACCAATTCGTGGCTCTccccttcggcctttccacagctcctcggaccttcaccaagtgtatggctccggtggcagcttaTCTTCGTCTGCAAGGGATCCAGATCTACCCttatatcgacgattggctgattgTGTCCACGTCCGAGCAGCAGGCACATCGAGACACTCAACAAGTTCTACACACACTTCGGGCTTTGGGCCTATCCATCAATCACGAGAAGTCACATTTGCACCCCTCTCAGGTGATGGATTATATAGGCGCCAGACTGGATGCGGTACAAGCTCGCATGTTCACACTTCCAGAACGCATCAAGAAAATAAGGAGAGCAGTCCTGAAGTTCACATCACGAAGGACAGTTTCGGCAAAACTAGCACAACATCTGTTGGGACTCATGGCCTCAACAACGGCCACTCTGCCCCATGCGAGGCTCAAAATGCGTTCTCTCCAGTCGTGGCTACTAGCCTTGTTCAATCCGGCAATAGACAGTCAACACAAGCGCCTCAGGGTCACCCCAGAACTTGCGGCCCAACTCCAGTGGTGGTTGTTTCATCCGCACCTGTCGATCGGCAGACCCTTTCGCCCCCTGCAACTTACCATACAAGTGACAACGGACGCCAGCCCAGTGGGATGGGGGGCACATTGTTTACAACACCAGGTTCATGCTCTGTGGCCACCCCAAGAAGCATCTCTACATATCAACCATCTGGAGATGCTCGCAGTAATAAAGGCGTTCAgagcctttctccctctcttacaAGGCAAAGCTGTGCAGGTTGTGACGGACAATACCACCACGATGTATTAcctgaacaagcaagggggcacaagGTCGAAGTCCCTTCTGTTTCTGGCAGTAcacttctgggaatggtgctaccagagGCACATATTCCCAGTAGCCATCCATGTTGCCACATCAGACAATCAGTTggcagacgagctcagtcgccgtcCTTTTCAATCTCACGAATGGCAGCTGGACCAGACGGTCTTCAACGCCCTTTGTCAGCGATGGGGTCCTCCACTGGTGGACATGTTTGCCACACAACACAACAGGAAGTGTCCACAATATGCTTCTCGGGCCGGCAGGGGAAAAGACTCCCTAGGGGATGCTTTTATGATACCCTGGGACAGAGACCCCATCTACCTTTACCCTCCTCTTCCACTCCTGCAGAGGGTCATAGTCAGACTGTCGCAGACGAGGGCAGAGGCCATCCtgattgccccttggtggccgcgTCGACCTTGGTTTTCCACGCTGTTTCAAATGTCAGTGGACAGAGTAGCACTACCATCACTTCCCACCTTACTCACTCAGAGCGGAGGGAATGTCCTTCACCCGGAACCGGAGACACTCCACTTAACAGCGTGGAGGATTTTCCAGCGTTGACAGAGGTCATTGACAAGGCACGGAAACCTGCAACCAAGTTGCTTTATGGTTACAAGTGGAGGAACTTTCTTCGCTTTGCTAAGGAACGTGGCTTGCAGTCTTCCCCTGTTTCCTTATCATCTCTTCTGCTGTATCTGAGACATCTCTTTGATCTAGGTCTGTCTCTGTCAACACTAAAGGTTTATACGGCGGCTATTGTAGCGTTTCAACCGTCTGGTTCGGAGTCATCCCGGTGGTTCTCTCACCCAACCTTCAAGGCCTTCCTCAAAGGACTTTCCAATATGAGACCCCCGGCTAA is a window encoding:
- the LOC144586359 gene encoding uncharacterized protein LOC144586359; amino-acid sequence: MGQAYILRPHPRRRDSHSTSEAGYSESALQRRPERVLLPVLHCTQKGRRSSTHTGLEGSQHLSRCSEVQDGHSGRHHSPAKGRRLVCGGGSEGCLLSRDDPRVPQEVPSLDIQGHCLPIRGSPLRPFHSSSDLHQVYGSGGSLSSSARDPDLPLYRRLADCVHVRAAGTSRHSTSSTHTSGFGPIHQSREVTFAPLSGDGLYRRQTGCGTSSHVHTSRTHQENKESSPEVHITKDSFGKTSTTSVGTHGLNNGHSAPCEAQNAFSPVVATSLVQSGNRQSTQAPQGHPRTCGPTPVVVVSSAPVDRQTLSPPATYHTSDNGRQPSGMGGTLFTTPGSCSVATPRSISTYQPSGDARSNKGVQSLSPSLTRQSCAGCDGQYHHDVLPEQARGHKVEVPSVSGSTLLGMVLPEAHIPSSHPCCHIRQSVGRRAQSPSFSISRMAAGPDGLQRPLSAMGSSTGGHVCHTTQQEVSTICFSGRQGKRLPRGCFYDTLGQRPHLPLPSSSTPAEGHSQTVADEGRGHPDCPLVAASTLVFHAVSNVSGQSSTTITSHLTHSERRECPSPGTGDTPLNSVEDFPALTEVIDKARKPATKLLYGYKWRNFLRFAKERGLQSSPVSLSSLLLYLRHLFDLGLSLSTLKVYTAAIVAFQPSGSESSRWFSHPTFKAFLKGLSNMRPPAKKPVPQWSLQTVLHCLTRHPFEPMASCDLKFLSFKTLFLVAITSARRASELAALRADPPYLQFFKDKVVLHPDVTFLPKVVSDFHVNQPLILPTLFPNAVTEVERMLHSLDVRRALAYYVTRSKDFRQTHRLFLCFYGPRKGSPASSSSLSRWLVSTISLAYELLQKPVPDGLKAHSTRAMATSTALLRGIDIQEICRSATWSNASTFVTHYKLDLRAKAETKFGRAVLTSLLQ